The following proteins are co-located in the Microbulbifer sp. VAAF005 genome:
- a CDS encoding fimbria/pilus periplasmic chaperone → MKKVLLSLLLFVVQPVMAAMSVDKIVLYLEDTPSARDDVLVSNPDNETLYIQTEIFRVDNPGHDNESRVRVINPDEFKLLVSPARAVLAPGERKRFRLMALDRDLEEEKVYRVTFKPVVGDIKSDRTALKILVAYQALVFVQPKGGAYKIDLVAEGDNYRLTNSGNINVEVVEVRHCVTEEKCEKLEATGRLYAGTSIEVTGKLVGGELEVLLRGQQSERVRFPLSG, encoded by the coding sequence ATGAAAAAAGTACTGCTTTCACTGCTACTCTTTGTCGTCCAGCCAGTAATGGCAGCTATGTCTGTGGATAAAATTGTCCTTTACCTGGAAGATACTCCCAGCGCCCGGGATGATGTTCTCGTCAGCAATCCAGATAATGAGACGCTATATATCCAAACTGAAATATTCCGTGTGGATAACCCCGGCCATGATAATGAGAGCCGAGTCAGGGTGATAAATCCCGATGAATTTAAACTTCTTGTCAGCCCCGCAAGAGCTGTCCTGGCCCCCGGAGAGAGAAAGCGCTTTCGCTTAATGGCCTTAGATAGAGATCTTGAAGAGGAAAAAGTCTACCGGGTGACTTTTAAACCTGTTGTAGGTGATATCAAGAGTGACAGAACGGCACTAAAAATCCTTGTAGCTTATCAGGCATTGGTATTTGTGCAGCCAAAAGGCGGAGCTTATAAAATTGATTTAGTGGCTGAAGGGGATAATTACCGACTCACGAATAGTGGCAATATTAATGTAGAAGTCGTGGAAGTACGTCATTGTGTGACTGAAGAGAAGTGTGAAAAACTTGAGGCCACCGGTCGGTTATACGCTGGCACCAGTATCGAAGTAACGGGTAAACTCGTTGGCGGTGAGCTGGAAGTTTTACTACGAGGGCAGCAGAGTGAGCGGGTTCGTTTTCCTCTTAGTGGCTAA